Genomic window (Aethina tumida isolate Nest 87 chromosome 4, icAetTumi1.1, whole genome shotgun sequence):
TAGATttctattacattttaaaaagggaAATAAGAATGTAATTTGTGACACTAATGTTTATTTAGGTTTATAAtggtttatatataataaaagaaataaaaatcactaaaggaaattttataaaagaaatgaataactaattgaaaatacataattaaaaaaatatgtcattgTGGCAACTAggtgaattaataatagatttgaatatttcctaatttctgatcaaaaaataataatgatttcccatttcaaaaatgtgtgagttatttatttaagctttATATGtagattttattacattttaaaaatggaaataaaaatgtttgttgatgtaatttatggtactaatatttatttaggtttGTGGTGGTTTgcacaataataattgtaaacttcttttgttcataataaataaaagaaaatcaagtctataaaaggaaattttatacggataaaaattaatattttaaaaatgtatacttgatatgtatattgtattatattttaggaaGAAAAGTTAGATGTTTGGTAgttgatttaatttctaatactaatatttatttaggtttCTGGtactttaaacaacaaaacataTAAACTCCTTTTATTAGCACAAAATAAGAGAAGGTCTATTAAAGgaaatttgtaacaaatagTGAAAATCCAACTGAAAATACAGTTACCAAAAAATGAGaagaataatagttttaaatattcttaattttctaaccacaaaatataggaaaaaagaaaaaatcgatataaaaactacaaatttaaaattttatagagttTGCTTGATATGtacattttaagttaaaatgttTGGTAGttggtgtaatttttaatactaatatttatttagtgtaGAAGTTTAAACAACTAAAGCTATgaacttcttttatttatacagagtaaaaccaaatatattaaacgaaattttacatatataataaaaaatcaactgaaaattaagcaattaagtaaataaatctaaacatcataatattttatatttaaatattctctaatttcatattataatattaaggctatagaataaaaaaaaagaataaaatagtctaaaaactaaaaattcatttacatttatatatgaagatttgaatacattttacaaaggaaaaaaaaatttttttgatggttgatgtaatttacaataccaatatttatttatttaggtttataatgatttaaataacaaaaataaaaaatttctttgtttatataaaataaaagaaaaaggagaatgttaaatgaaattttgcacaaataataaaaatgaaataatattatttatatatagtaatatttttttatttctaacccAAAAATAATAAGGATATAGAGGAAGGAAGAAGGAATAATAAGcgttttaaaactgaaaatcaaCAAAGTGTGagttttacatttattctTGACATGTAGATTTGATTACATTTTACAAagggtaataaaaatatttgatgattGATATTTCGTATAAAATAAGGGAAAAGTCTAAGATGGGAAATGTAAcacaattaaagaaaatgaaataataatttttaatattctctaATTTCTAAACAGAATATAATGTGGATGTATACGAAGAAAAAAAAGGATTAAaccatttaaaaactaaactaaaaaatttaaaaaaaaatacgatttcttaaatgtaaaattgataaatagaaattattacgtttccaaatcattttaaagtttagtttagtttactTAAGTTCAGccatctttaatttaaaatatatattttttaaaaaacaggattcaataacaaaattaaaattaaattcattcaaagaaaattttatgcaaaacTAGCGAAGTATATCGAAAATTATTGGCATTGTTCCGTGTTTCCCTATCTTAAACATCGAAAGGGAATGataatgacaaaataaaaataaaaagtaatgcgCCAAAGGACAAAGAACACGTGCCGCTTATCGGAACAGTTCGATGCGACTGCATGATTtccagagaaaatatttttctaaatcaaGAAAAAAGGGAGAAGCAGTAAccaaattaattctatttgtgCAGTTTCGTCCGGCCCGTATATTTTATCGGCATTGTTTGCGTACGCATAAAAAGGGGCCGTCCGGTCCagaaaacatattttcctTCGCTTTACACAATGAACATTGTCCGAGAAAAGATGTGATACCGAACTGTAAATGTCGACGTTGCATTTCTTGAATGTGTAAGTGATATGAATGTGCAGGGATATGTAAAAGGGCGGCCCACCTAGTTAGCCCACGCACAGTGATCTTCACTATCttcactaattattaaaaagaaacattttctaaccaaaaatttaatatttatttcatttgtctttagatataataaattgtagtaaagagcttattattaattgggattaaaataaactcaacaggtttaaaaaataaaaaagaagaaagagATCCATTCAATgtgttttcaataaaaggTCAAGGTGTAATTCATAAAACTAACCGCAAAAttagcttaattttttatgtaaattggtacacataatatttttatcataaaaatgagCACGGTGCGGCATGCAGTTGAAGTCCTGGGCAGGAAGAGCAGGATGACCAGTGGTGTGCTTATCAGTGTGTAATGGGGACGGCTTATTGAACTTAATGCTCCAATTCAATTGCATAAATATTCATGATGGCTTTTTATATCCCTAATTTATGATCTACGCACCAGATATTCGGCGTAGATAGGGACAGGACGCGGAGAGAGAGTTATTGTTATCCATAAAGATAACTGATAGCGAGatcgtttaattaaatctacaaAGACGTGTCCCGCAGTTTCTGATGATATTCCTAGTTTTTGGCTCTGCCATAACATTATCTTAGAGGTTGATATCGTATTGTGCCCCACACACTCTTGCCTGCTTTATGTTTCAAGTTAGGTTTTGCTTAATTTGTAGCTTTGCTCAAtcctttttgaaaaaagtagaagagaagtaaataaataaccacaatattgaattttattaagttgaataaataaaatatttgaataattagggATGGAAGGATTGTGCTAGGTACTAAATGAAGTTGAAGattataaacttataatattttaatcaataattcatCTATTTCATATCTCACAATATattcctaaataaataaatattatcaccAATAAGTCACATGTGtgtcaatattcaatattaacaaaactaaaCAGTAGTAAGTAGTGGTAATGATTcatgtttttagaaaattaaatatttatttagtattttattatctttttctATACAATTCTGATTTAAAGTTCTCTTTAAGTATGTTGTTGAATCAAGAAAAGAAAGTAATCATCActttgtgtaatattttaatagacttATAAACAATATCTTTTACTTCTAcattatactttttaagtttctctataaaatgaattttttctagTATATCTGATACCAATGGTTTTACTCAAAGAAATCTTACATCTCACAACACACCTcctaaaagaataaataatattttacattcaattttaataaaatttaataaatataaaacatttgaaaagaTGGGAGAACTATAgagtagtaaatattaattttaggttgaatattagaaacatttttaatgattcttacatttttagaaaatttaatatttatttagtattttattatccttttctctacaatttttatttaaacttcttaaatatgttgttggatcaaaaaaagaaaataatcattattttaattagtaattaataattaattattattattatagtaattaattagtattttaatagttttataaaccatacattttattcctacactatatgtttttaaatttctctataaaatatattttttctaggaTTTTTGATTCCAATGGTTTTActcaaaaaaatcttacaTCTCAGAATACACTttctaaaagaataattattattttatacttaattttaataaaattcttatggTTGtagtaaattgaatatttatttaatattttattttccttttctctttaaatatattgttaaatcaagaaaaaaatgtaatcatTACCTTGTgaagtattttaatagttttataaacaatttctttcCTTTCTgcactgtattttttaaatttctctacaaaatatgttttttctaGTACTTTTCATAACAATGGTTTTACTGAAAGAAATCTTACATCTCACAATGCActtcctaaaataataaatattattttattttctataaaatttaataaatatataacatttgtaaaatttaaaatgaaataactaaatatagagtaaataatagtaaatactaattttaggttgaatattagaaacattattaatgattcttatgtttttagaaattacaattttcatgatttttttcttatactatattttttcatattttttctttaaatgatatatattttgcagtatttttgactatttgtaaaattaaaaatagaaaaactaaTTGAAGATTAAGAAGAAACATTATCTTAATGGAGTTATCCATTTTTTGagggaagaaaatatttattatagaaaataatggtGTTATAAtccaaataatacatttatcttCGTTTCCATATCCGGAAAGTCCATAATTTAATGCTGCACAGTTAGGCAAACTTTGTGGCCGGCTGAACTTTTTGTTCATATCTGTATAGATTATGCAATCTGTTGATGAGAGTATATTAGGTCCACGTTCGTCTTCCATTATGTCACGaaggaataataattaatttccgtAAAGTCCTTCGTACGTGTACATGACGTATCTTATTGGATACATTAATCTTCCCCCTTCTGCATAACAAAGATAAGTGCACCAGATCGTTTGCTTTCTCAGATGGTCAATCCCAACACTATGTGCCATTATGAAACAAGATTCACGAtttcatttagttttattgacCTGATAATAGTACTCGAGATCAGTTAATGCCTTTATTAACTAGGTTGGGTTATTGGCCATTTTCTTAAGGGCTATTTTGGTACACTGATTGTATGCATTTATTCCAACTGTTCAATATGTAAAGTGCCTAATTACAATGAGGAATTCCTTGGAATGTGTTAACATAGGAAATTACCTATTACAATCACCTCATTTCTAGCAGATTATTGAATATCTTAATAGTTATTGATCGTAATGGTGCTTTCAACGTGATAACTTTGATGTAACTGTTATGCAGGCTGTTTCTAACATATAATGTATGttcaattatcataattataaaagaaccTTCCTAgtctacaaatttatttagtgttGTTGTTTCTTGGGTTTGTTAAGTGACTCTCATAAAGTGAAAACGGAAAGAAACTAATTATCAACATGTAAAAACTAGACAATCTCCCGCAAATCCTTTTTGCGAAAAACCAAGCCCATTGTCAGTTCTGCGGCGTATATCGGTGTGACGGCGCTGAAATGCAAAGAGGCTCCGGTCCGGAGAAGCGAGATGGCGAAGATGGGGTTGCGGCCCCCGTTGTCCGAAGGGGTTCGTCAAGTGGCGGCGGCGGGGGCGGCCTACGTTGTACAACACGTGCGCCGCGGACTGGACGACGTCTCCTCCACACACGCTACCGGCACTAGATTAACTATGCCAGTACCGGACCAGCGGAATTCGCCTAATACACTTCACGCATTTCACGCTTAATATCGATCTAACGTCAGAACTTGCACGAATCGCCCTTCCAACCGCATGCATAATCCACGCAAGTTTTGATTTAAAACTGGCACTGTTCCGGCCTCACCGCTGCTCAGCTTACCAATAAAATTGATCAGTTTCCATTTAGTTATAGTTGAGTAGAAGCTAGATCAATACTCGGAGTACCCCCCACATTTTTCGACACTATAAACTAATAAGCTCATTCCTGATAATGAAGGCAcaacatttaattagaatacGTATAGTTCCCCTATTTATCTTTAGTGTTAGGAGATTTGAGGTATTCGCCTAAGCGGCCATCCAGAAGGGGAACGTTTTACCTCTTCTCTATCTCCAACACTAACTCGGAGTGGAATGTAtgtataagtaataaatagtCACTGCGAGAATGTCCACTAAGGGTAGAAATAACAGGACAAGGGCCTTCCTGCAACGGAAGGGTGTTTTATTAAAGGCCATTGCAATGGGATGGGGTGAGGTGCtgtagaattattaaattgctcGTATGAAATAtagatgtaaaaattaaatttaaaccaaGATAgaataatatctttatttatagcCTACAATGGTTGTTATTATCATAATGATTTattgcttatttttatttttatatataaaataatcatgaaCAATCCCCCGTAGCTACACAAGCACTAACTATTTGGTTAAAATATCCCGTTGGACAAGTTTCAAGAATTGGAATCAAGCCACCATTAAAACTAACACACTCTATATAAGTAGTGCATTTTGCATTGTTAGGATCAGGTAAAAGATCGCCAGCTTCAGTATTGACATCTCGCAAGCAAATATCTTGTATACACACCATATTCGGATCACAGAGTTTGGTTGTGGGGTTGAAAGGCTTTCCGGTCGGACAAGTGTAGTTACTCTGCAGGATTTTTCCATTGTAGCTCACACACTTAAAGTACTTGCGACATGTCGAGTCTTGCCTTCTAAACGTTCCGGCTATGTTACCACATGTGTCTTGTGTTGAAGCAATAACCTtaagaaaaaaagtaaaaatattttatactgtaCATCATATTGAAATGACGATTTCAAAGAATAACCCGGACTGGAACTCggaaaacaaattgtttaagaaaagAAATAAAGTCTTCAGACACACAAAGTTAAGCATACATGATTTAAGTTTGCATGTTTTCTGTGTTTGtgcaaacatatttttgtaagaatgtttttatcatatttataactCACCGCACACaaagacaatattaaaaacactttCATTTTGTCTTGGAAAGACACAACATTGCAATGAAGTGTTTTACGATGAtgcacaaataattattataaatttaaacaaatatttgcatCTTTTTTTAAGGACAAACAGATGAAAAACCTTGTTTAGCACTTAAGTGGAAAATTTGTTTCTATGCAAGCTTCTAGAAAACAtctatgtattattttagtacGATTTAAGGTTGACTATTGTTTAAGAAATAGTGTGCAACGTAAATTTGCTTTGTTTTATAGTTTGTAAACACTACACTACAAGATAACGTACATTTATAAAcgcaattaaatgaaaatctcATTTTTGGTTCCTTTTTCGAGACCTTACGatgttcaaattatttattgtaatctgtCCTATTTTGGTATGTacctaattttatgaatttctcGTTACTTGAATGAATTGTTTCTAGGTGATCACTCTGCCATTCGTGGCCAGTAGCCTTGTGGATGAGACTTGTGTAGTTTCAggaattttcagaaaaaatggAACATCATGTCGTGGTTACTataaatgtacatatttaagCAAATTTTATAAGGCCGATTATACGTGCTCATCCAACACAGTTTTCAATCCGACCACCCTTTTATGTGACAAAACTGCCAAATGCATTGATGACATTTGTGACGACCCAAACGTTCAAAATGGAGAAAAAATTCCAGATCCTAATAGTGTTGATGGGAAGTCTGGTTCATACATAACTTGCCTGGATAAAGTTCCAATTGTTTCTCCTTGTGAAATAGGATCCTTCAATGAAGAGTGTGGAGAATGTGTGCCTGGAGGAACatgttaatttcatattatctaattacttagatttatttgtaaaattgttgatagTTCAtccttttttagaaaattaaatgtttagtattttattttgcttttttctacattttttatttgtttttttcgtATGTTGAAACAAAAAAGGTGTATAACATACATATACATTTCTTTTACTGTTTGGAAACAACATAATTAGTATCTTCtacattctaaaatataattaaatgattaaattatttataataacctGTTTTCTATTAGATTGTAcctaaatacacatttttcttAGTTATTCATGAATTCTTCCTTGGCGATCTCTGTGCCTTTTTTGGTTAGTAACCTTATGGATGGACTTTTCTGGTTTCAggaattttcagaaaaaatgtaatatcatGTCGcagttattataaatgtacatatttacaaattttgtccAAAACACTGAAAATGGAGAAAACATTTCAGATCCTAATAATGTTGGTGGAAAGTCTGGCTCATACAAAATTTGCTTGGATAAAGTACTAATTGTTTCTGCTTCTCAATGAAGATTGTGGAGAATATATGAAGGAAAATGTTAGTTTCATAATATCTAATTACTTAGATTTCgttgtaaaattgttgatagCCCATtcttttctagaaaattaaatgttgtagctttttttgttttttttctacAGTTTTTATAAAGGATTTTTCGAGTGTTGAAAGAAGAGTatacaacataaatatatatttattttacagattgGAAACACTACATTTTCAAAGGtagttaaatgaaaaattttatttctggttCCATTTTAGTGACTTTACGacgttcaaattatttatggtaacctgttttttagattgtacctaaatatacattttggaAACACCATGTCGTGACTATTATAAAggtacatatttaaacaaattttataagaccAATTATACGTGCTCATCCAATAAACACTGAAAATGGAGAAAACATTCCAGGTCCTAATAATGTTGATGGGAAGTCTGGCTCATACATAACTTGCTTAGATACCAATAGTTTCTGTTTCTGGAACAGATTCTTCAATGAAGAGTGTGGAGAATATGGTCATgaaggaaaattttaatttcatattatctatattatttaaattggtagtaaaaatgttaataattcatgtttttttagaaaattaaatgtttagcattttattttgcttttttaattaatttcgagtTAGAATCTTCTGTTTCTGGAACAAGATTCTTCAATGAAGTGTGTGGAGAATGTGATCATGAaggaaaatgttaatttcatattaactattttttaaaataagtagtaaaaatgttaatctttagttaaattatattagttaaagaactctatatttcaaaattagaaaatagaaGATTCAGGATaagtttttacatattattttaaaaaataatatattcgtaATGAATACAGAAACTACGATAATTGTATAACGTACCAGAGTAGAACTTGATTATTACCATATTAGTTGTTTGACgttaattatagatttttgtTATCCAAGTTCAAACTATAGCACCTAAACTTTTACTGGAGC
Coding sequences:
- the LOC109600616 gene encoding uncharacterized protein LOC109600616; this translates as MFKLFIVICPILVITLPFVASSLVDETCVVSGIFRKNGTSCRGYYKCTYLSKFYKADYTCSSNTVFNPTTLLCDKTAKCIDDICDDPNVQNGEKIPDPNSVDGKSGSYITCLDKVPIVSPCEIGSFNEECGECVPGGTC
- the LOC126265358 gene encoding uncharacterized protein LOC126265358; translated protein: MKVFLILSLCAVIASTQDTCGNIAGTFRRQDSTCRKYFKCVSYNGKILQSNYTCPTGKPFNPTTKLCDPNMVCIQDICLRDVNTEAGDLLPDPNNAKCTTYIECVSFNGGLIPILETCPTGYFNQIVSACVATGDCS